The genome window GGCGGTGGAGACGGCCAAGGCCGACTATATCCACATCGACGTCATGGACGGACGCTTCGTGCCCAACATAACGATCGGACCCTTCGTGGTCGAGGCCGTGCGCCGGGCGACGACGCTTCCGCTGGACGTGCACCTCATGATAGAGGAGCCCGAGCGTTACGCGGGCGCCTTCGCCAAGGCCGGGGCCGACATCATAACCATACACGTCGAGGCGACGGCCCATCTGCACAAGGCCGTGCAGGCCGTAAAAGAGCAGGGCGTGAGCGCTGGAGTCGCCGTGAACCCCGGCACACCCCTGTCGGCCGTGGAAGAGATCATAGGGTACGCCGACCTGCTGCTCGTCATGTCGGTCAACCCGGGCTTCAGCGGCCAGGATTTCATAGAGCCCGTGCTCCAGAAGGTGGCCCGCGCAAGGGAGATGCTCGACGGACGGGGCCTTAAGGCCGAGCTCGAGGTGGACGGCGGCATAAAGCTCGGCAACATCAAGGCCGTCTCCGACGCCGGGGCCGACGTGTTCGTGGCGGGCTCGGCCGTCTTCGGAAGCGACGACTACAAAAAGACTATCCGGGCCATGAAAAAGGAGATAACTCCAAGGCGATGAGCGCCGACAGCGGCCGCTGTCCTTGAAAAAAGACCTCCCCTGTGGTTTAATGTTAAGGAAGCTCTGATTAATTGCACTGAGGGAACCTTTTTGTAAAAAGGTTCCCTCAGACTCCCTCCAAAAACTTTTAACGCCCTGCGGTTCATCCCGATTTTGCAAGCAAAATCGGGA of Deltaproteobacteria bacterium contains these proteins:
- a CDS encoding ribulose-phosphate 3-epimerase; this translates as MKKIAPSILSADFTVLADELTAVETAKADYIHIDVMDGRFVPNITIGPFVVEAVRRATTLPLDVHLMIEEPERYAGAFAKAGADIITIHVEATAHLHKAVQAVKEQGVSAGVAVNPGTPLSAVEEIIGYADLLLVMSVNPGFSGQDFIEPVLQKVARAREMLDGRGLKAELEVDGGIKLGNIKAVSDAGADVFVAGSAVFGSDDYKKTIRAMKKEITPRR